A region from the Tepidibacillus fermentans genome encodes:
- the narH gene encoding nitrate reductase subunit beta, translating to MKIKAQVAMVMNLDKCIGCHTCSVTCKNTWTNRPGAEYIWFNNVETKPGIGYPMEWENQEKYKGGWVLKNGKLELRAGNRVNKLANIFYNPDLPTIDEYYEPWTYDYDKLTNSPQKEIQPVARPKSQITGEYMELKWGPNWEDDLAGAHETGKRDPNLKGIEEEIRFEFEQAFMMHLPRICEHCLNPSCVASCPSGAMYKRDEDGIVLVDQEACRGWRFCMTGCPYKKVYFNWQTQKAEKCTLCFPRIEAGLPTVCSETCTGRIRYIGVLLYDADRVAEAASVADEKELYHAHLNLFLDPNDKEVIEQARRDGISEDWLEAARKSPIYKLAIEYGIALPLHPEYRTLPMVWYVPPLSPIMNRIEGKGSSLDPLDIFPAIDEMRIPVQYLANLLSAGDEQVITTVLKRMAAMRQFMRAKNLGKEYDTNILQGLGLNETMIEEMYRLLAIAKYEDRFVIPTAHKEEFMYLYSEQGSTGFDFNGGDCSTCMTGDYYGDNTSFFLMMGDKNGK from the coding sequence TTGAAGATTAAAGCACAAGTCGCCATGGTCATGAATCTTGACAAATGTATTGGTTGCCACACCTGTAGTGTGACTTGTAAGAACACCTGGACCAACCGTCCAGGTGCTGAATACATCTGGTTCAACAATGTGGAAACCAAACCAGGGATCGGTTATCCAATGGAGTGGGAAAACCAAGAAAAGTATAAAGGTGGTTGGGTTCTTAAGAACGGGAAATTAGAATTAAGAGCCGGAAACCGTGTCAACAAATTAGCAAATATCTTTTATAACCCAGACTTACCAACGATTGATGAATATTACGAACCTTGGACTTATGATTATGATAAGTTAACCAATAGTCCCCAAAAAGAGATTCAACCCGTAGCTCGGCCAAAATCCCAGATTACTGGTGAATATATGGAATTGAAATGGGGTCCGAACTGGGAAGACGATTTAGCAGGTGCTCATGAAACTGGAAAACGGGATCCCAACCTAAAAGGAATCGAAGAAGAAATCCGTTTTGAATTTGAACAAGCGTTTATGATGCATTTACCACGAATTTGTGAGCATTGTCTAAACCCATCTTGTGTAGCTTCTTGCCCTTCTGGCGCGATGTATAAACGGGACGAGGATGGAATCGTCTTAGTGGATCAAGAAGCATGTCGTGGATGGCGTTTCTGTATGACAGGCTGCCCATACAAAAAGGTCTATTTCAACTGGCAAACCCAAAAAGCAGAAAAATGTACCCTCTGTTTCCCACGCATTGAAGCTGGGTTACCTACCGTATGTAGTGAAACCTGTACTGGACGAATTCGCTATATTGGAGTCCTTCTCTATGATGCAGATCGTGTAGCGGAAGCAGCATCTGTTGCAGATGAAAAAGAATTGTATCATGCCCATTTAAACTTGTTTCTCGATCCCAATGACAAAGAAGTGATTGAGCAAGCACGTCGTGATGGAATTAGCGAAGACTGGTTAGAAGCTGCTCGAAAATCACCCATTTACAAGTTAGCGATTGAATATGGCATTGCCTTACCCTTACACCCTGAATATCGGACACTACCTATGGTTTGGTATGTGCCACCATTAAGTCCAATTATGAATCGGATCGAAGGAAAAGGTTCTTCATTAGACCCATTAGATATTTTCCCTGCTATTGATGAAATGAGAATTCCTGTTCAATATTTGGCAAATTTACTTTCAGCAGGGGACGAGCAAGTGATTACAACTGTTTTAAAACGAATGGCTGCGATGAGACAGTTTATGCGTGCTAAAAATCTTGGCAAGGAATATGATACCAATATCCTTCAAGGGTTAGGATTAAATGAAACGATGATTGAAGAAATGTATCGTTTACTGGCAATTGCCAAATATGAAGATCGCTTTGTGATTCCGACAGCACATAAAGAGGAATTCATGTACCTCTATTCTGAGCAAGGAAGTACGGGATTTGACTTTAATGGTGGGGATTGCAGTACTTGTATGACAGGAGATTACTACGGAGACAACACTAGTTTCTTCCTGATGATGGGGGACAAAAATGGGAAATAG